In Glycine max cultivar Williams 82 chromosome 4, Glycine_max_v4.0, whole genome shotgun sequence, the genomic stretch taaattaatatttataaattaactaaaactaacctaatatatatatatatatatatatatatatatatatatatatataacagctAATAACTTACAACTTACAAAAATCTAACCTAAATGACATTAATATCTCAACCAAAAAGTGTAGgccaaacaagaacaaaaacttCACCTacaatatacaaaaaatttatcaattatactTAAACatatatcacaaaaaaaaaaaattcagttaaaaCCATACTTACCAATAATACAAACGTAGCAACAGAAAAATAATATGGTTCACTGGAAGCAAAGAACAATGGCAACACAAGCAAGAAGCAATGCAGTGCAGTGAAGAAAAACGAAGGATGGAAGCACCTGCTCCTGCAttgctttataaaaaaaaaaattttgaacAGCCAAATCGCCACCATTACTTGCGATTTGGCCTTCTGCGCTTCCTGCACCACCCTGCAGCACCACCGTAGCTGCACCGCTACCCTAAGCTAGGTCTGAACCCAACCGCTAGTCAAACTAGCGGTTTCCCAAAGCAACGACGGACTCGCCAAAGACACTGGCGATTTGCACTGCACCTGAATTGCCAATACCAATGGCGGTTTGCAGGCCACGTGGGATTTACAGAGCAAAGTCGCCATTGCATGTGGCGATTTGGAGAACAGCCCATGCAGATTACGTATAAAACAACCCCCCCAcgttaaatttttgaaaacgacCCCTTTTggggaaataatttgtaaagGCACCCCTTCTGAGGAAATTTGCCGGCAGAAGTTGTACTTAATCACGAGCCGAATAAGCAGACCGTTTCAGAGACACAACAAACATGGCAAGCAAGGAAAGTGCCTAGTGAGGAGTTACAACAACCAAGCAAGTAACTACTTTAGAATAATATCATGGAATTTTTcgatattttctcttttcagaCTGTAAACAATTCTTCATACTTCTGCCTGTGAACTTTGGGTTATATTATGCCTTGTGCCAAGACATTATTATAATCAAAATCTTCCACGTAAAGTTTACATGTTCcacacttaaaaataaaatataaaattaaaaaacttctGGCTAAGGAATTTGAAAAGTTAAGTGTATAACTTATTTTGGGATGCCATGCCAAATAGGATTAAAGTGTCGAGAAGATTTGATCTAATTTTTTGTAGTTGTAGTAAcatattgtttcatatgaatttgttctatattttatttggtCCTCCAATCTTTAGCTAGTTTGGGTTCGTTATGAAAAGGAATCGCCGACATTTTTATTAGTCAGGCTGGACCCAATAATGATTTTGTTTGTAGTATTAGGTGGTCCACTTCCTTCAAGATTGAATGCTCTTGTGATATAGATACCAACACAAATGGCTAAGCGTACAAAAGCTGTGGGCTCACACCCCCTTCCCTCGGAATTGAacgggtgttgctaggtgcacccagcagtaTGGCTGGTGCACcatgtattttttgttaatgtcCAAAATGCCCCTTGCTCGTTGTTACTTTTTAAGTTACTTTTTCTGACTGAATGATGATTCGTAAACAGATTTTtcacatacggatcaacttgattcgtatgAATTATACGAATGAACTTCATCCGTATAAACCATACAGATGAAGTTCATCCGTAttggttttttggttttttttaattccttaaagttttatttttttaattattaatatattaaattactcatttgtgcattaaaaaaaaattactattacaaaatttaatatatattaaattttgtaatagtaaatattttttatttataaaaaaatatacggattaaataattcgtatgatttatatcaaaattaattgtcacaaaatttattatttaaatttacatgcgcattaaatatacattaaaaattttaatattatgtataacaacattatttattttataatgtaattggTTCATTAGATCAATTGGTTAGAGCTGCTGAAAGTCACAAGTTTGATTCTTGCTtggaccattaattttaaattaattcatcataaatatttttaaaaaaaaatttaaaaaacttttgaattgGGCTTATGAGTCATACGGATGAATGGTATGATGAACTACATCCGTATATGACTCAGTTCATCCGTATGAGATGCGAAATGATAACAACAtatgtttacattttttttaacactttttaAGTGGAATTTCATGTTTACTtctcaatataatttaataataattctttAGCTGACTACATCTGTATTTCGACTcatatcaaaaagattaaagTTTATAGACTTACCTTTAATGTTTTAACACTTTGTCAAATTTTAatgcaaaaaaaagaaatcaaattctttaataattgcaaaaacattaaaaaaaatacgcctacatctttttttctttccttcttgaTCCGTGTCTGCATTATATATCTTGTGACATTGATTTGACGAATTGGGCACAAGTTTATGATAAGGGGTGTAGATGAAAGATAAGTCCGTTTGGTCCCAATAATTCGCACACTAACATTACTACTAGCTTAATTACTACTTACACTAATACCCAAAGAGAATTCAAACCTACTTTGTTTCATGTCATTAAGGATATTATTATGCATGCTAATGCAATGGAATGCACACTCGAAAGCATCCATACTATCGATGTTCCTATAATTTGTTTTCACTTATTGTTCAAGGCCCATACGCAAAGAATCTGAggcaatttatatatttttttataaaaaaattgttcgcAATGAAAACAAATTACCTTCTATTCTAGACGTGAAGTTTCGAAGTTTGTTCGCAAATTATCATGCTCCTAACTACAAACGCAATCCCTTCAGCAATACAAGAAGCTCATTAAACAGAAAATTAATAGGATTAGAATTCGTCTTCAAAATTCCAGACAGCAGGGATCTCATCTCTTCAAAATCAGTTAGTGCAAAGCGGAGCAAAGCTAATAGTTACTTGCATTTTTAACAACAAGCTAGCATGGCTATCATCAGTTTTGTTGTTTTGGTGGTTGAGGGTTAGGGTGCCAACATAGTTGGGATACTTTCCCCCTTCTACCTTGGCAtaccttaaaaaaaacatggtgAAGCACTGCATCCATGATTTTGTAAACCGCAATTGCTAAACGAACATATTTGTATCAACATGAAATGtcttcaaaatcaaataaaaggaTGAGATATCTAGAGCTGCATCTCTTGTACCTAACGGTCCAATACCACCAATCACAGTAGAGCACTTTTGCCCCATCTCTATTTGCAGGCTAAGAGTGCTTCAAGTGGACTTTCGAGTGTGCATTCCATTGCAATAGCATCCATATTATCGATGTTCCTATGAGTAAACTTAGATGTTAAGATGTGTTCCATCCATAAATCATGCCAACATAAGAGGACAAATCAGCCAAACCAAGGTCGTTTCAGAATAATAATGGGCCGAAAGGTACACAGTAGAAGACATGTATTGGGGTACAagattcttttcctttctttttagtttattgACTAGGGGAGAGCAAAAAGAAAGTAGCAAATAATGCATACAACAAGAAGACAACTGAAATAGTTAAACATGGCACAaaataaaggattaaaaatgtAGAAAGAAAGCCAACAAATTCTCGTCGCCTATAATTAAACATCGCAGGCATGATTAAACAGATAGGCCAcggtatatttaaaaatataattgccaagggggaaaaaagaagggaaaaaaaaaagacaaaattttggtttaaaattaaagagaataaTGTAACGCATGCCAATTTGATGGGACACGAGAATAAAATGTCATACCTGCAAATATGCCAACAGTAGTCAGATTCTTAATCTCCATTGTATGATAAATTAGATATTCGGTCAAGAAATGACCCAATGCATAGATGAATGACAAGAAAGTAGCCAGGTAGAGAGGCTTATTTTCAAGGTTGAATGCGCAGATATAGCAAAGGGTGCAGGTCAACAGTGTCCAAGTTCCAAATGTGCGCCCATGAACTTCAGTcactacaaaaatgaaaaattaataaacttatatcAGTTCTGATCATTCTGAAAATCATATTaggattttgtttgaaattagaATTATTATAAAGCTTAAACAAGTTCAGCAAAACAACTTTGCTAATGCATTGTGATGAGTATCTGAAATTAATGTGTTGAAAAATTTGTTCTCATTACGAAAGCAACAAAGCCATATTATATCATTTCAAAAGGATGAAAACACAGCCTCCTCTGTCAGTCGTAGGCATCACTTACAGTAAACCAAACTTAAAAGATgagtgtttattttgttttgattaattGGGTCATCACGTCACAAGCATGTGATGCTCTATGAAAGAGGGTTAACGTAGATGAAAGGATTTAAATTCCAAATATCCAATTACTTTGATTGTTACATTGGGAACAACTTTCAAGATGATAAAGGATATCATATAACCTTGGGAAGAGCATGTAAACAAATTGCAAAATTACATTGTCAAGATCCGTGATGTTCAAAGCTGATTCAGATTAAAACCAGGGCTCAAAAAGGTAAGGCAAGCACAAAAGATACAGTTCACAAGGATGATAACAATATTTAATGGGTCAAAAGATCTTAAATCTCTACGTTAAATACCTcggaatttaaaaataatcaaaatacttATTGACTTGTTTCCTTTGTCTCCTCCCAGGTTCTAACACCATCCTTTACATTGATAGACATTAGACaatcatcaataaatttatGCAGAACACTTATAAAACAGATTCAGTTCTTTTTTCCTAGCAAGCTAAATTTCCTCATCTCATCTGTACAATCAAAATCCGACTTTCATATATGTTGTTTGTTGTTATGAGACAAGTCAAACTCATCCTATGCTTTCTTA encodes the following:
- the LOC100305859 gene encoding ergosterol biosynthetic protein 28-like, with the translated sequence MKALGWWLIAVGTLRLASVWFGFFDIWALRLAVFSNTTMTEVHGRTFGTWTLLTCTLCYICAFNLENKPLYLATFLSFIYALGHFLTEYLIYHTMEIKNLTTVGIFAGTSIIWMLLQWNAHSKVHLKHS